One window of Cryobacterium arcticum genomic DNA carries:
- a CDS encoding N-acetylglucosamine-6-phosphate deacetylase gives MTGLLVHSARLITANAHGDIRDEPAGWVRIHDGVISATGATGDWAPDGDEIVDARQIGGPGAIITSGLVDIHNHGGATFAFDGTIDEILQAVSAHAAHGVTRIVLSLVSAPPQALEAQLTRIAAARREHPGILGAHLEGPYIDGDRCGAHDPAALHPPEAHELARLLATGVVQQVTLAPELTGGIEAVRQIVVAGSVAAIGHTGADADTTLCAIDAGASLLTHTFNAMPPVLHRAPGPIGTAAADDRMILEIIADGSHVDPTVVRMLFAAAPGRVALVSDAMAAAAASDGEYLLGAQQVTVRDGLATLHGTGTLAGSTLTLDRALRNVVSWGIPLGAAIASATAVPARAIQRDDLGHLEVGCRGDLVIWDSALVPRAVWRDGVRIGADTGTHNDPPAAG, from the coding sequence ATGACCGGTCTGCTCGTACATTCCGCTCGACTCATCACCGCCAACGCTCACGGTGACATCCGCGACGAGCCGGCCGGCTGGGTGCGCATCCACGACGGCGTCATCTCGGCCACCGGCGCGACCGGCGACTGGGCCCCCGATGGGGACGAGATTGTCGATGCCCGCCAGATCGGCGGGCCGGGTGCGATCATCACGTCCGGACTCGTGGATATCCACAACCACGGCGGAGCGACCTTCGCGTTTGACGGCACCATCGACGAGATCCTGCAGGCCGTCAGCGCTCATGCCGCCCACGGCGTGACCCGGATTGTGCTTTCTCTTGTGAGCGCCCCTCCCCAAGCCCTTGAGGCTCAGCTGACCCGGATCGCCGCCGCCCGGCGTGAGCACCCCGGCATTCTTGGCGCCCACCTCGAGGGTCCATACATCGACGGTGATCGCTGCGGAGCGCACGACCCAGCCGCCCTCCACCCGCCGGAGGCGCACGAGCTCGCCCGTCTGCTGGCGACGGGGGTGGTCCAGCAGGTGACGCTCGCACCCGAGCTCACCGGCGGTATCGAGGCGGTACGCCAGATTGTCGTCGCCGGGAGCGTTGCGGCCATTGGGCACACCGGCGCTGATGCGGACACCACGCTGTGCGCGATTGATGCCGGAGCCAGCCTGCTGACGCACACTTTCAATGCGATGCCGCCGGTGCTTCATCGGGCGCCGGGGCCGATCGGTACCGCGGCGGCGGACGACCGGATGATCCTTGAGATCATCGCTGACGGCAGTCACGTCGATCCCACGGTCGTCCGGATGCTCTTCGCGGCCGCACCCGGCAGGGTGGCACTCGTCAGCGACGCAATGGCCGCCGCGGCAGCGTCCGACGGCGAATACCTGCTCGGCGCGCAACAGGTCACCGTGAGAGACGGACTTGCCACGCTTCACGGCACCGGCACTCTGGCCGGCTCGACCTTGACCCTGGACCGAGCCCTCCGCAACGTTGTGTCGTGGGGCATTCCGCTCGGTGCGGCAATCGCCTCGGCCACCGCCGTGCCGGCTCGAGCGATACAGCGCGACGACCTCGGCCATCTCGAGGTGGGCTGCCGCGGTGACCTCGTGATCTGGGACAGCGCCCTGGTCCCTCGTGCCGTATGGCGCGACGGTGTCCGTATCGGCGCGGACACAGGTACACACAACGATCCACCAGCGGCCGGATGA
- a CDS encoding AAA family ATPase translates to MIVWLNGTHGVGKTTAAALVQRLIPDSRVFDAEKVGETLMDISPGLPHTDNFQHWPPWRSLVVDTARRILDYTGGTLVMPMTVLVEPYWREISEGLDSYDIPVHHFVLHADQRTLMRRIQADSVMGPSSFRLNYLSPYADAFQSWLGAEAHVIDTSELTPAQAASEVATAVKTLGTPTQL, encoded by the coding sequence ATGATCGTCTGGCTGAATGGCACCCATGGTGTGGGGAAGACAACCGCCGCCGCTCTGGTGCAACGGCTGATCCCCGATTCTCGGGTGTTCGATGCCGAGAAGGTCGGCGAGACACTCATGGACATCAGCCCTGGGTTACCGCACACGGATAATTTTCAGCACTGGCCTCCGTGGCGTTCGCTGGTCGTCGACACGGCTCGCCGCATTCTCGACTACACCGGGGGCACCCTGGTGATGCCGATGACCGTGCTGGTCGAGCCCTACTGGCGGGAAATCAGCGAGGGCCTGGACTCCTACGACATTCCAGTGCACCACTTCGTGCTTCACGCCGATCAAAGAACCCTCATGCGACGAATACAGGCCGACTCCGTGATGGGTCCCTCTTCATTTCGTCTCAACTACCTTTCGCCCTACGCTGATGCCTTCCAGTCCTGGTTGGGCGCCGAAGCGCACGTCATCGACACCTCGGAGCTCACGCCCGCTCAGGCCGCGTCGGAGGTCGCCACGGCGGTCAAAACCCTAGGCACTCCGACTCAACTGTGA
- a CDS encoding MBL fold metallo-hydrolase has product MTESGWVEVGRGVFQRRYKPMDVSVIVVVGPTGLTVVDTRNNPAEAEEIVRDVDARFGRPIVAVVNTHAHYDHTFGNQTFAALPSVPVYGHHRIPQHFAEYEAPRLAAQQADPSREPDKDWADVVLTPPDVLVTTRATLVVGGRTLELIPLDPGHTDTDLAVLVPDCRVWLLGDVIEESGPPMFGSGSYPFTWPTVLAGLLDAIRPGDVIVPGHGAVVDRDFVVRQMEGLQKVADTIRASVTAGTSLQDLPADHDLFGLWPEVMLESAFSRGADQLGG; this is encoded by the coding sequence ATGACCGAATCAGGCTGGGTCGAGGTGGGCCGTGGGGTCTTCCAGCGGCGCTACAAACCGATGGATGTCTCCGTGATCGTGGTGGTCGGGCCCACCGGTCTCACGGTCGTCGATACCCGCAACAATCCGGCCGAGGCCGAAGAAATCGTCCGGGATGTCGATGCCCGGTTCGGGCGACCGATCGTCGCGGTGGTGAACACCCACGCCCACTACGACCACACCTTCGGCAACCAGACCTTTGCCGCTCTCCCATCGGTGCCCGTCTACGGCCACCACCGCATCCCGCAGCACTTCGCTGAGTACGAGGCCCCCCGGCTCGCCGCTCAGCAGGCCGACCCGTCCCGGGAGCCAGACAAGGACTGGGCGGATGTGGTGTTGACCCCGCCCGACGTGCTCGTCACGACTCGGGCGACGCTGGTGGTCGGCGGGCGCACTCTCGAGTTGATTCCGCTGGACCCTGGCCACACCGACACCGACCTCGCGGTCCTCGTTCCGGACTGCCGCGTGTGGCTGCTCGGCGACGTCATCGAGGAATCCGGTCCGCCGATGTTCGGCTCGGGCAGCTACCCGTTCACCTGGCCCACAGTTCTGGCGGGACTGCTCGACGCGATCCGGCCGGGCGACGTCATCGTGCCCGGCCATGGCGCGGTGGTGGATCGGGATTTCGTGGTTCGCCAGATGGAGGGGTTGCAGAAGGTGGCCGACACCATCCGCGCGAGCGTGACCGCCGGAACCTCACTGCAGGACCTGCCGGCCGACCACGACCTCTTCGGCCTCTGGCCGGAGGTGATGCTCGAATCCGCCTTCTCCCGCGGCGCCGACCAGCTCGGCGGCTGA
- a CDS encoding chemotaxis protein CheY, whose amino-acid sequence MGTTPTITALEARRLLDRADRVSRSAHNATRWPYITFILALGVATSMGTFAMALTTDSAFGLAYFGTLFVMFALMIFFMVSIQGRSAFARSRRWTGYIASWFVSYAAAISVVIWAHGSVLLAGIASGLVLIVAFVCAAHEARS is encoded by the coding sequence ATGGGAACCACGCCCACCATCACCGCACTGGAGGCCCGGCGCCTTCTCGATCGGGCCGATCGGGTCAGCCGGTCCGCGCACAACGCCACCCGCTGGCCGTACATCACGTTCATCCTCGCGCTCGGCGTGGCGACCTCGATGGGGACCTTCGCGATGGCCCTGACGACGGACAGTGCGTTCGGCCTCGCCTACTTCGGCACGCTTTTCGTCATGTTCGCGCTCATGATCTTCTTCATGGTGAGCATCCAGGGCCGGTCGGCCTTCGCGCGCAGCCGCCGCTGGACCGGGTACATCGCGAGCTGGTTCGTCAGCTATGCAGCCGCCATTTCCGTGGTGATCTGGGCGCATGGATCCGTTCTCCTGGCGGGGATCGCGTCCGGCCTGGTGCTCATCGTGGCGTTCGTCTGCGCAGCCCACGAGGCACGTTCGTGA
- a CDS encoding winged helix-turn-helix domain-containing protein → MTATEQHPRHRLDDLLQNPVRFSIVAALDRAGTLGFREVRDAVEITDSALSKQVTLLESAGYLSVGKSFAGKMPRTSLTLTRQGRTVWKAHLATLREIAGDVTP, encoded by the coding sequence GTGACCGCCACGGAACAGCACCCCAGGCACCGGCTCGATGATCTCCTCCAGAATCCCGTTCGCTTCTCAATCGTGGCGGCTCTCGACCGCGCCGGCACGCTCGGCTTCCGAGAGGTTCGCGACGCGGTCGAGATCACCGACTCTGCGCTGAGCAAGCAGGTGACGTTGCTGGAGTCCGCCGGGTACCTTTCGGTTGGGAAGTCTTTCGCAGGGAAGATGCCGCGCACCTCGCTCACCCTCACACGTCAGGGTCGGACGGTGTGGAAAGCCCACCTCGCAACGTTGAGGGAAATCGCCGGCGACGTCACGCCCTAG
- a CDS encoding SRPBCC domain-containing protein: MSDHARIKGHTVTRTVHIEASRDRVWEALTDPEVMVKWFGDAAGFAALEPGATGSIEWEDYGTFPIEITEVVPADSFGFRWSGIPAEALDEYSTHVRFTITDADTGTDVTVVESGFDTLPGGTRYRRDRLEQNREGWDVELDELAIFLEGADQ, from the coding sequence GTGTCTGACCACGCAAGAATCAAGGGCCACACCGTGACCCGCACCGTGCACATCGAGGCCTCCCGTGACCGCGTCTGGGAGGCGCTGACCGACCCCGAGGTGATGGTCAAGTGGTTCGGAGACGCCGCGGGGTTTGCCGCGCTCGAACCCGGCGCTACCGGCAGCATCGAATGGGAGGATTACGGCACCTTCCCGATCGAAATCACCGAGGTGGTCCCCGCGGACTCGTTCGGCTTCCGTTGGTCGGGAATCCCCGCCGAAGCGCTCGACGAGTACTCGACTCACGTGCGCTTCACCATCACCGATGCTGACACTGGAACGGATGTCACCGTGGTGGAATCCGGTTTCGACACGCTCCCCGGCGGCACCCGCTACCGGCGCGACCGTCTCGAGCAGAACCGAGAGGGCTGGGACGTCGAACTCGACGAGCTTGCGATCTTCCTCGAGGGCGCCGACCAGTAG
- a CDS encoding SGNH/GDSL hydrolase family protein, with amino-acid sequence MTNDTSTPRTLALTAGAVAATAGLGAAAMVNYRKFRLRLAANAAELNETLPVNSLWWRTHAKEKGDLLYVAIGDSAAQGIGASAPNRGYVGILADHIRLATGQSLRVVNLSVSGATVDLAVRDQLPRFTKLQPDFVTVAIGANDIAQWDAARFEAGIREVFAALPPHALVADLPCFHLPHNERKVMVANRIVRDVAAEHGLTVVPLHATTHREGWRSVFTQVANDFFHPNDRGYRIWAEAFLPDMSAVAARRVPQAALAE; translated from the coding sequence GTGACAAACGACACCTCCACTCCCCGCACCCTTGCCCTCACCGCGGGCGCCGTGGCCGCTACCGCCGGGCTCGGCGCCGCCGCCATGGTCAACTACCGTAAGTTCCGGCTGCGCCTGGCGGCCAACGCCGCCGAGCTCAATGAGACGCTGCCGGTCAACTCGCTTTGGTGGCGCACTCACGCCAAGGAGAAGGGCGACCTGCTGTACGTGGCGATCGGCGACAGCGCCGCGCAGGGCATCGGCGCGAGCGCGCCCAACCGTGGCTACGTGGGGATCCTGGCCGACCACATCCGCCTGGCCACCGGGCAGAGCCTGCGGGTGGTCAACCTCAGTGTCTCCGGCGCCACCGTGGACCTGGCCGTGCGCGACCAGCTACCACGGTTCACGAAACTGCAGCCCGACTTCGTGACCGTGGCGATCGGCGCCAACGACATCGCCCAGTGGGATGCGGCCCGCTTTGAGGCGGGTATCCGGGAGGTGTTCGCGGCGCTGCCGCCGCACGCCCTCGTGGCCGATCTGCCCTGCTTCCACCTGCCGCACAACGAGCGCAAGGTCATGGTGGCCAACCGGATCGTGCGCGACGTGGCCGCCGAGCACGGCCTCACCGTGGTGCCGCTGCACGCGACCACCCACCGGGAGGGCTGGCGCAGCGTGTTCACCCAGGTCGCCAACGATTTCTTCCACCCCAATGACCGCGGTTACCGCATCTGGGCGGAGGCGTTCCTGCCCGACATGAGCGCCGTGGCGGCCCGCCGGGTCCCCCAGGCGGCGCTGGCCGAATAG
- the radA gene encoding DNA repair protein RadA, with amino-acid sequence MAKPVSNFRCTECGWTTLKWAGRCGECQQWGTVVEAAEKTGISRSVTPSIVSGPGVARPITHVDTTAVAHWPTGIDEFDRVLGGGIVPGSVILLSGEPGVGKSTLLLEVASKAAIAKSRVLYVSAEESVAQVRLRAERTGALQPELYIAAETDLATILGQIDAVKPDLVIIDSVQTVSSSLNDGQAGQPGQVREVASTLIRLAKDRNLPVLLVGHVTKDGTIAGPRLLEHLVDVVCQFEGDRHTALRFVRALKNRFGSTDEVGCFEMTGDGISEVADPSGLFLSRGTTAVSGTCVTVSLEGRRALPVEVQALVIDTAMPNPRRVTNGVDGSRVAMLLAVLEKRVGYPLSKKDVYVSTVGGVRLVEPAADLAIAIAVASALKDEPIAHNVVAFGEISLAGEIRPVSAAKQRATEAARLGFTTRIDASSSTVQTAVLRALGTGLSRRDAELDRAFG; translated from the coding sequence ATGGCCAAACCCGTCTCCAACTTCCGGTGCACCGAATGTGGCTGGACCACGCTGAAATGGGCGGGCCGCTGCGGCGAGTGCCAGCAGTGGGGCACCGTGGTGGAAGCCGCGGAAAAGACCGGCATCAGCCGCTCGGTCACCCCCTCGATCGTGAGCGGACCCGGCGTCGCCCGGCCGATCACCCACGTCGACACGACCGCCGTGGCGCACTGGCCCACCGGCATCGACGAGTTCGACCGGGTGCTCGGCGGCGGCATCGTGCCCGGCTCGGTCATCCTGCTCAGCGGCGAGCCCGGGGTGGGCAAGTCCACGCTGCTGCTCGAGGTGGCGTCCAAGGCCGCGATCGCCAAGTCCCGGGTGCTCTACGTGAGCGCCGAGGAATCGGTGGCGCAGGTGCGCCTGCGCGCCGAACGCACCGGGGCACTGCAGCCCGAGCTCTACATAGCCGCCGAAACCGACCTGGCCACCATCCTGGGCCAGATCGACGCGGTCAAGCCCGACCTGGTGATCATCGACTCGGTACAGACCGTCTCCAGCTCGCTCAACGACGGCCAGGCCGGCCAGCCCGGGCAGGTGCGCGAGGTGGCGTCCACGCTGATCCGGCTCGCCAAAGACCGCAACCTGCCGGTGCTCCTGGTGGGGCACGTGACCAAGGACGGCACCATCGCCGGCCCCCGCCTGCTCGAGCACCTCGTCGACGTGGTGTGCCAGTTCGAGGGCGACCGGCACACGGCGCTGCGCTTCGTGCGGGCGCTGAAGAACCGATTCGGCTCCACCGACGAAGTGGGATGTTTCGAAATGACCGGAGACGGTATCAGCGAGGTCGCTGACCCGAGCGGCCTGTTCCTCAGCCGCGGCACCACCGCGGTCTCAGGCACCTGCGTGACGGTGTCGCTGGAGGGCCGCCGCGCGCTGCCTGTGGAGGTGCAGGCGCTCGTGATCGACACCGCCATGCCCAACCCGCGCCGGGTCACCAATGGCGTGGACGGGTCCCGGGTGGCCATGCTGCTCGCGGTGCTGGAGAAGCGGGTGGGCTACCCGCTGTCGAAGAAGGACGTCTACGTGTCGACGGTGGGCGGGGTGCGGCTGGTGGAACCCGCCGCGGACCTGGCCATCGCGATCGCGGTCGCGTCCGCACTCAAGGACGAGCCCATCGCCCACAACGTGGTCGCGTTCGGCGAGATCAGCCTGGCCGGTGAGATCCGGCCCGTCTCGGCCGCCAAGCAACGCGCCACCGAGGCCGCCCGGCTCGGCTTCACCACCCGCATCGACGCCTCCAGCAGCACCGTCCAGACGGCTGTCCTCCGGGCGCTCGGCACAGGGCTCTCCCGGCGCGACGCCGAGCTCGACAGGGCGTTCGGCTAG
- a CDS encoding dehydrogenase, which translates to MTDATPDTRSEALATALAKQDVAAVAYALRNDVVIVPQLVVNGAAEQVRVFGREGSDKRMLLLFSSGENYAQMIPDEVNPQVMVGDAQWLREFLTVHSATLEMVFFDIAGPHVMQAAPADLLKALGPIGDEGGPTA; encoded by the coding sequence GTGACAGACGCAACCCCGGACACCCGCTCAGAAGCCCTCGCCACCGCCCTGGCCAAGCAGGATGTGGCCGCTGTGGCCTACGCCCTGCGCAACGACGTGGTGATCGTGCCGCAACTCGTGGTCAACGGCGCCGCCGAACAGGTGCGGGTCTTCGGCCGCGAGGGCAGCGACAAGCGGATGCTGCTGCTCTTCTCCTCCGGCGAGAACTACGCCCAGATGATCCCCGATGAGGTGAACCCGCAGGTGATGGTGGGCGACGCTCAGTGGCTGCGCGAGTTCCTCACCGTGCACAGCGCCACCCTCGAGATGGTGTTCTTCGACATCGCCGGCCCGCATGTGATGCAGGCGGCGCCCGCGGACCTGCTCAAGGCGCTCGGACCGATCGGCGACGAGGGCGGCCCGACGGCCTGA